The sequence GATAATTTTTTACTATGAAAGAAGGAATTTTATCGACGTAATAGAATCTTATTAATGTATAGATACATTCTGAAAATTGCAGCACGGGAGCAGGATCATGAAATCGAACAAACAGCTCGAAGCCTATATTCCTTTAGTCAATTTTATTGCCGATATTATCGGGCCGCACTGTGAAGTGCTTTTGCATGATGTTGTCGACGTACAAAACTCGGTAATCGCCATCCGCAATGGGTATATAAGCGGGCGGCAGCTGGGCTGCCCGTTGACTGATTTAGGACTGGAGCTGCTGGAAAACAAGGTTTATCTGCAGCAGACCGCGATTGTGAACTATTTAAGCCGCACATCCGGCGGCGAGAAGTTAAGGTCATCCACTTATTTTATTAAGAATGAAGACAATGAACTAATCGGGATGCTGTGCGTTAATATTCTTATTTCCGCCGATGGCCGGGTTGTCAAGGATTTAGCGGATAAGCTCATCCATACATTGTTGAACAACAATGGGGTGAACCAAGCTCCCCTGC is a genomic window of Acetonema longum DSM 6540 containing:
- a CDS encoding transcriptional regulator, with amino-acid sequence MKSNKQLEAYIPLVNFIADIIGPHCEVLLHDVVDVQNSVIAIRNGYISGRQLGCPLTDLGLELLENKVYLQQTAIVNYLSRTSGGEKLRSSTYFIKNEDNELIGMLCVNILISADGRVVKDLADKLIHTLLNNNGVNQAPLPENEEVVESLHSSIEKVVESAIHKIIDTYDIPVERMSVEEKTDIVRKLNANGIFKIKGAITKVAGTLQSSESTIYRYLSSR